The Suncus etruscus isolate mSunEtr1 chromosome 7, mSunEtr1.pri.cur, whole genome shotgun sequence genome includes a window with the following:
- the LOC126013786 gene encoding fatty acid-binding protein 5-like, giving the protein MTTVQDLVGRWRLTESKGFDEYMKKLGVGLALRKMGAMAKPDCIISVDGNKLSIKTESTLKTTEFSCDLGEKFEETTADGRKTQTVCSFKDGVLTQHQEWDNKESTINRQLENGKLVVECVMNNVTCTRVYEKVE; this is encoded by the coding sequence ATGACCACCGTCCAGGATCTGGTAGGAAGATGGCGTTTGACGGAGAGCAAAGGCTTCGATGAGTACATGAAGAAGCTGGGAGTGGGACTCGCCCTTCGAAAAATGGGAGCCATGGCCAAACCAGATTGTATCATCAGCGTAGATGGCAATAAACTCTCTATAAAAACCGAGAGCACTTTGAAAACCACCGAGTTTTCATGTGATCTGGGAGAGAAGTTTGAGGAAACTACAGCTGATGGCAGAAAAACTCAGACTGTCTGCAGCTTTAAGGATGGCGTATTGACTCAACACCAGGAATGGGATAATAAGGAAAGCACAATAAATAGGCAACTGGAAAATGGAAAGTTAGTGGTGGAATGCGTCATGAATAATGTGACCTGCACTCGGGTCTACGAAAAAGTTGAATAG